The Burkholderiales bacterium JOSHI_001 genomic sequence TCGGGCTGATCGGCGCGCCGCCGGCACGCAGTTCGTGGATGGCAGCGGTGATGCGGGTGGCCTGGGCGTCCTTCAGCAGGTAGCCGGTGGCGCCGGCCTCCAGGCTGCCCATCACGTGCGCGTCGTCGGCGAACATGGTGACCACCAGCACGTCGCAGCCGGGGTGGTGGCGCGCGGCGTGGCGGATGAGTTCGATGCCATCGATGTCGGGCAGGCCCAGGTCCACCAGCATCACGTCGGGCGGCTGGGCGTCCAGGAGCGCCAGGCCGGCGCGGCCGTTGGAGACGCCACCCACCAGGCTGAGCGCACCGTCGGCCAGAACCGCCTGGGCAAAGCGCTGCAGGAATTCGGGCTCGTCTTCGACGATCAGCACGCTGGTGCTCATCCGGGTGGGCCTCGGTGACGGCGGTGGCTGGGACGGGGGTGGGGGCGATTCTGCATCTCGCGGCACGCAGCTGCCTACCGCATTCACGGGAGGGGCGCGACGCATCGGCGGTATCGCCAGCGCCGGGAGGGCCGCCTAGGCTGGCGCTCTTCGGACTGGCAGGCCCAAGGCCGCCGAATCCCACCTGGATGGAGCCCTCGCGATGGACCTGGACGAATTCCTGCACCGCGCCCGCGAACCCCTGTTGACGCCGACGATCTACCTGCTGGGCAAGGGCGGCTGGACGAAGGACGAAGCGCCGCCCCCGCTGCCCGGGCGCACGGTGGACCTGCCGCATGAACTGGACACACTGCGTCAACAGCGGCCCCAGGTGCACCAGGCCTACCTCGACGCCATGGCCGCGGCCGGCCTGGACCTGACCAAGCTGCCACGCCTGGCCTGCGATTGCTCAGGTTACGTTTGCTGGGCGCTGGGCGTGGCGCGCAATGGGTCGCCACTGCCCGGCGAATGGATCAACACCGACGCCATCGTGGCCGATGCCAAGGGCCCGCGGCAGTTGTTCGTGCCGGTGGCCCGCGCGGTGCCGGGCGCGCTGCTGGTGCATGCCAAGCCGGCCGGCCAGGCCCAGGTGCCGGGCCATGTGGGCATCGTGGTGAAGGCGGATGAGAGCGGCCGGGCCCTGCGGATGCTGCACTGCGCGCCCGAGAACTACCTGCAGCCACCCGGCACCGGCCTGCCGCGCAACGCCATCGCCGAGACCGACACCGCCCACTTCGACGCCACGCCGACCACACGCCTGGTGATGTGGAAGGCCTTTGTGCATTGACGACCACCACCACCGATGCCGGGCCGGGACCGGCCGGCGCGCCCCCACAAGAACCAGCAGGAGAGACGTCGATGGCTGAAGAGATCCACATCCGCACCGTCACGGTGGAACTGCTGCGGGCCGGGCCGTCGCACAACCAGCTGCTGTCGCCCCTGACCCAGTACCTGGGCATCTGCGACGACGCCGAGGCCGGCATCGTGATGCTGCCCTACGAGCAACACACCTTCGAGCGTCGCATGCGCGCGATGCGCTACGACGGCGAAATGGACAAGGAAAAGCGCGCGGCGCAGAAGGACAAGCTGCCCGACCTGCGCGACCTGGGCGTGGAGATGGCCAAGCTGCTGGGCGCGGTGCCGCGCCTGCCAGGCTCGCTGGCGGCCGACCCGCGCGGGCAGGACACGCTGGTGCACCTGAGCCTGGTGCTGTCGGCGTCGGAACTGGCGGGCCTGCCCTTCGAGCTGGCCAAGGTGCCCATCGGCCCCAATGCCTGGACCGAAAGCTGGCTGGCGCTGCAGGCGCGGGTGCCGGTGGTCATCACCCGGCGCACCCGCAACGTCTCCACGCCGCGGCTGAACTGGCTGGAATGCCCGCGCATCCTGTTCGTGGCCGCCAACCCGGACGAGGATGCCGAACCGGCCATCCCTTTCCAGGCGCACCGCCAGGCGCTGATCGACGCGGTGCGGCCCTTCCTGATGCCCGAAGAACTGGACGGTGGCAGGCACAGCCTGGAGCCTGCGCCCAAGAAGGGCCCGGCCGACACCGCCGGCCCGGTGCCGGAAAACCAGATCGAACGCTTCGGCGACCTGCTCACCATCCTGTCCAACGCC encodes the following:
- a CDS encoding response regulator containing a CheY-like receiver domain and an HTH DNA-binding domain (PFAM: Response regulator receiver domain; Bacterial regulatory proteins, luxR family), which translates into the protein MSTSVLIVEDEPEFLQRFAQAVLADGALSLVGGVSNGRAGLALLDAQPPDVMLVDLGLPDIDGIELIRHAARHHPGCDVLVVTMFADDAHVMGSLEAGATGYLLKDAQATRITAAIHELRAGGAPISPSIARRVLARFRIAPSSDAPAAAPAPPAATAAGSPLSERETEILRLVAKGFSFEAVGELLAISPHTVVTHVKKIYRKLAVHSRGEAVYEAGQMGLL